In a genomic window of Variovorax paradoxus:
- the mfd gene encoding transcription-repair coupling factor: MDLPHLTAGKRFTLPRPPLSADALLLAQLARREKAAGRATAMFTADANDAQRLIDEIAFFAPELRCALFPDWETLPYDSFSPHQDLISERLATLWRISQKEADVVLVPATTALYRLAPPSFLAGYTFHFKTRQKLQDAKLKAQLTLAGYTHVTQVVSPGEYAVRGGLIDLFPMGSPVPYRVDLFDDEIDSIRTFDPDTQRSLYPVPEVRLLPGREFPMDDDARARFRGRWRELLEGDPTKSRIYKDMGNGVATAGIEYYLPLFFDETATVFDYLGPDTTVVLHGELEPAFQHFWQDTGERYRLVRGDPERPALPPEALFLNAEQFYQRVKPHAQLSIRSTADAAPFAEFDTLPAFSVVRGADDPLVRLKAHIAATPHRVLMIAESDGRRESLLDFLRASGVSPPAFDSLAEFEAATDEKIGIATAALAAGFAWREQGIDFVTETELFATGSTGRRRNKKQEQVSDVEALIKDLSELNVGDPVVHSAHGIGRYRGLIHMDLGQGSDAEGKPLLQEMLHLEYADKATLYVPVSQLHLVSRYTGVSADEAPLHKLGSGQWDKAKRKAAEQVRDSAAELLNIYARRAAREGHAFRYSPADYEVFANDFGFQETADQKAAIHAVVQDMISPQPMDRLVCGDVGFGKTEVALRAAFIAVTGGKQVAFLAPTTLLAEQHYQTLVDRFAKWPVKVAEMSRFRSAKEVTTAAKGLAEGTVDIVVGTHKLLSESVKFKNLGLLIIDEEHRFGVRHKEAMKALRAEVDVLTLTATPIPRTLGMALEGLRDLSVIATAPQRRLAIKTFVRNEGTGVIREAVLRELKRGGQVYFLHNEVETIENRRQKLEEILPEARIAVAHGQMPERELERVMRDFVAQRYNLLLCSTIIETGIDVPTANTIVMSRADKFGLAQLHQLRGRVGRSHHQAYAYLMVPDTEGLTKQAAQRLDAIQQMEELGSGFYLAMHDLEIRGTGEVLGENQSGNMMEIGFQLYNEMLSEAVRSLKAGQEPDLLSPLSVTTEINLHAPALLPDDYCGDVHLRLSFYKKLATAKNPDQIDTLLEEIVDRFGKLPPQAQTLIDTHRLRVLARPYGVVKVDAAPGVINITFKKDPPVDSMAIIHLIQKNKHIKLAGNEKLRIERELKEPKERAQMVRDVLRSLGQPLVKESPAAVV; this comes from the coding sequence ATGGACCTCCCCCACCTCACGGCGGGCAAGCGCTTCACGCTGCCGCGCCCTCCGCTGTCGGCCGATGCGCTGCTGCTGGCCCAGCTCGCGCGGCGCGAAAAGGCCGCGGGCCGCGCCACGGCCATGTTCACGGCCGATGCCAACGACGCCCAGCGCCTGATCGACGAGATCGCCTTCTTCGCACCCGAACTGCGCTGCGCCCTGTTCCCCGACTGGGAGACGCTGCCCTACGACAGCTTCTCGCCGCACCAGGACCTGATCAGCGAGCGCCTGGCCACCCTGTGGCGCATCAGCCAGAAGGAAGCCGACGTGGTGCTGGTGCCCGCCACCACCGCGCTCTACCGGCTCGCGCCGCCGTCCTTCCTCGCGGGCTACACCTTCCATTTCAAGACCAGGCAGAAGCTGCAGGACGCCAAGCTCAAGGCGCAGCTCACGCTGGCCGGCTACACCCACGTCACGCAGGTGGTGAGCCCGGGCGAGTACGCGGTGCGCGGCGGCCTGATCGACCTGTTCCCGATGGGCTCGCCCGTGCCCTACCGCGTCGACCTGTTCGACGACGAGATCGACTCGATCCGCACCTTCGATCCCGACACCCAGCGCAGCCTCTATCCGGTGCCCGAGGTGCGGCTGCTGCCGGGCCGCGAGTTCCCGATGGACGACGACGCGCGCGCGCGCTTTCGCGGCCGCTGGCGCGAGCTGCTCGAGGGCGACCCGACCAAGAGCCGCATCTACAAGGACATGGGCAACGGCGTCGCCACCGCCGGCATCGAGTACTACCTGCCGCTGTTCTTCGACGAGACGGCCACCGTGTTCGACTACCTGGGCCCCGACACCACCGTGGTGCTGCACGGCGAGCTCGAGCCCGCGTTCCAGCACTTCTGGCAGGACACCGGCGAGCGCTACCGCCTGGTGCGCGGCGACCCCGAGCGCCCGGCGCTGCCGCCCGAGGCGCTGTTCCTCAACGCCGAGCAGTTCTATCAGCGCGTGAAGCCGCATGCGCAGCTGTCGATCCGCTCGACCGCCGACGCCGCGCCCTTCGCCGAGTTCGACACCCTGCCCGCCTTCTCGGTGGTGCGCGGCGCCGACGATCCGCTGGTGCGGCTCAAGGCCCACATCGCCGCCACGCCGCACCGCGTGCTGATGATCGCGGAGAGCGACGGCCGGCGCGAGAGCCTGCTCGACTTCCTGCGCGCCAGCGGCGTGAGCCCGCCGGCCTTCGATTCGCTGGCCGAGTTCGAGGCCGCTACCGACGAGAAGATCGGCATCGCCACCGCCGCGCTGGCGGCCGGCTTCGCCTGGCGCGAACAGGGCATCGACTTCGTCACCGAGACCGAGCTGTTCGCCACCGGCAGCACCGGCCGGCGCCGCAACAAGAAGCAGGAACAGGTCAGCGACGTCGAGGCGCTGATCAAGGACCTGTCCGAGCTCAACGTCGGCGACCCGGTGGTGCATTCCGCGCACGGCATCGGCCGCTACCGCGGCCTGATCCACATGGACCTGGGCCAGGGCAGCGATGCCGAGGGCAAGCCGCTGCTGCAGGAGATGCTGCACCTGGAGTACGCCGACAAGGCCACCCTCTACGTGCCCGTGAGCCAGCTGCACCTGGTGAGCCGCTACACCGGCGTCAGCGCCGACGAGGCGCCGCTGCACAAGCTCGGCTCGGGCCAGTGGGACAAGGCCAAGCGCAAGGCCGCCGAGCAGGTGCGCGACTCGGCCGCCGAACTGCTCAACATCTACGCACGACGCGCCGCGCGCGAGGGCCATGCGTTTCGCTATTCGCCGGCCGACTACGAGGTGTTCGCCAACGACTTCGGCTTCCAGGAAACCGCCGACCAGAAGGCCGCGATCCATGCCGTGGTGCAGGACATGATCTCGCCGCAGCCGATGGACCGACTGGTCTGCGGCGACGTCGGCTTCGGCAAGACCGAGGTCGCGCTGCGCGCGGCATTCATCGCGGTCACCGGCGGCAAGCAGGTGGCCTTCCTCGCGCCCACCACGCTGCTGGCCGAGCAGCACTACCAGACGCTGGTCGACCGCTTCGCCAAGTGGCCGGTGAAGGTGGCCGAGATGAGCCGCTTCCGTTCTGCCAAGGAAGTGACGACCGCCGCCAAGGGACTGGCCGAGGGCACCGTCGACATCGTGGTCGGCACCCACAAGCTGCTCTCGGAATCGGTCAAGTTCAAGAACCTCGGGCTGCTGATCATCGACGAGGAGCACCGCTTCGGCGTGCGCCACAAAGAGGCGATGAAGGCGCTGCGCGCCGAGGTCGACGTGCTCACGCTCACCGCCACGCCGATCCCGCGCACGCTGGGCATGGCGCTCGAGGGCTTGCGCGACCTCAGCGTGATCGCCACCGCGCCGCAGCGCCGGCTCGCGATCAAGACCTTCGTTCGCAACGAGGGCACCGGCGTGATCCGCGAGGCCGTGCTGCGCGAGCTCAAGCGCGGCGGCCAGGTCTACTTCCTGCACAACGAGGTCGAGACCATCGAGAACCGGCGCCAGAAGCTCGAGGAGATCCTGCCCGAGGCGCGCATCGCCGTCGCCCACGGCCAGATGCCCGAGCGCGAGCTCGAGCGCGTGATGCGCGACTTCGTGGCCCAGCGCTACAACCTCCTGCTGTGCTCGACCATCATCGAGACCGGCATCGACGTGCCGACCGCCAACACCATCGTGATGAGCCGCGCCGACAAGTTCGGCCTGGCGCAATTGCACCAGCTGCGCGGCCGCGTCGGCCGTTCGCACCACCAGGCCTATGCCTACCTCATGGTGCCCGACACCGAGGGCCTGACCAAGCAGGCGGCGCAGCGGCTCGACGCGATCCAGCAGATGGAGGAGCTGGGCTCGGGCTTCTACCTCGCGATGCACGACCTCGAGATCCGCGGCACCGGCGAGGTGCTCGGCGAGAACCAGAGCGGCAACATGATGGAGATCGGCTTCCAGCTCTACAACGAGATGCTCAGCGAGGCCGTGCGCTCGCTCAAGGCCGGGCAGGAACCCGACCTGCTGTCGCCGCTGTCGGTCACGACCGAGATCAACCTGCACGCCCCCGCCCTGCTGCCCGACGACTACTGCGGCGACGTGCACCTGCGGCTGTCGTTCTACAAGAAGCTCGCCACCGCGAAGAACCCCGACCAGATCGACACCCTGCTGGAGGAGATCGTCGACCGCTTCGGCAAGCTGCCGCCGCAGGCCCAGACCCTGATCGACACCCACCGCCTGCGCGTGCTCGCGCGGCCCTACGGCGTGGTCAAGGTCGATGCGGCGCCCGGCGTCATCAACATCACCTTCAAGAAGGATCCGCCGGTCGACTCGATGGCGATCATCCACCTGATCCAGAAGAACAAGCACATCAAGCTGGCCGGCAACGAGAAGCTGCGCATCGAGCGCGAGCTCAAGGAGCCGAAGGAGCGGGCGCAGATGGTGCGCGATGTGTTGCGCAGCCTGGGGCAACCGTTGGTGAAGGAAAGCCCCGCGGCCGTCGTATAA
- a CDS encoding CopG family transcriptional regulator — MSQITIYLDEESEKTARAAAAAANLPLSRWFALLVAREGQRGKKTGWQSFFAEADKQKAAWDEFPLTEDMHKDLPPDTPRESL, encoded by the coding sequence ATGTCCCAGATCACGATCTACCTGGACGAAGAGTCCGAGAAAACAGCGCGCGCAGCGGCGGCGGCGGCGAACCTGCCCTTGAGCCGCTGGTTCGCCCTGCTGGTGGCGCGTGAAGGTCAGCGCGGCAAGAAGACCGGTTGGCAGAGCTTCTTTGCCGAAGCCGACAAGCAGAAAGCCGCTTGGGACGAATTCCCCCTGACCGAGGACATGCACAAGGACCTGCCTCCCGATACGCCGCGCGAGTCCTTGTGA
- a CDS encoding type II toxin-antitoxin system VapC family toxin produces MKYLLDTNTLIYAFRGTGGVRVRMNGTSDADMNLCAINLFELEFGFAKSANPGPQRALLDELVQRLRVLPLDSASAESAGQIKAHLQQAGTPIGPYDLLIAGIAMAHNLIVVSRNVSEFSRVPGLRVENWYH; encoded by the coding sequence GTGAAGTACCTGCTGGACACCAACACCCTCATCTACGCCTTTCGCGGCACGGGCGGTGTGCGCGTGCGCATGAATGGCACGAGCGATGCGGACATGAATCTGTGCGCCATCAATCTGTTCGAACTCGAGTTCGGTTTCGCCAAGTCCGCCAACCCGGGCCCGCAGCGTGCGCTGCTCGACGAGTTGGTGCAGCGCCTGCGCGTCCTGCCGCTGGACAGCGCGAGCGCGGAATCGGCCGGTCAGATCAAGGCCCACTTGCAACAGGCCGGTACGCCGATCGGACCCTATGACCTGCTCATCGCGGGCATCGCGATGGCGCACAACCTGATCGTCGTCAGCCGCAACGTCAGCGAGTTCTCGCGCGTGCCCGGCCTGCGCGTCGAGAACTGGTATCACTGA
- the serB gene encoding phosphoserine phosphatase SerB: protein MTLAPSSPGLVLQRFTPPLALQDFKLIAFDMDSTLISIECIDEIADAVGKKAEVAAITEATMRGEIKDFKESLRRRVALLKGVPVGALQQVYDERLKLNPGAAELVAACKAAGLKVLLVSGGFTFFANRVKERLGIDFARSNLLDEADGQLTGQVAMQSWGDICDGAEKRRTLLEVASLMGISARECIAVGDGANDLPMMGEAGLSVAYHAKPKVREQAMVAIDEGGLDRLLEVVRP, encoded by the coding sequence ATGACCCTTGCCCCCTCCTCCCCCGGCCTCGTCCTCCAGCGCTTCACGCCGCCGCTCGCCCTCCAGGACTTCAAGCTCATCGCCTTCGACATGGACTCGACGCTGATCAGCATCGAGTGCATCGACGAGATCGCCGATGCCGTCGGCAAGAAGGCCGAGGTGGCCGCGATCACCGAGGCCACGATGCGTGGCGAGATCAAGGACTTCAAGGAGAGCCTGCGCCGCCGCGTCGCGCTGCTGAAAGGCGTGCCGGTCGGCGCGCTGCAGCAGGTCTACGACGAACGGCTGAAGCTCAACCCCGGCGCAGCCGAACTGGTGGCGGCCTGCAAGGCGGCCGGCCTCAAGGTGCTGCTGGTCTCGGGCGGCTTCACCTTCTTTGCCAACCGCGTGAAGGAACGCCTGGGCATCGACTTCGCGCGCTCCAACCTGCTCGACGAGGCCGACGGCCAGCTCACGGGCCAGGTCGCGATGCAGAGCTGGGGCGACATCTGCGACGGCGCCGAGAAGCGCCGCACCCTGCTCGAGGTGGCTTCGCTGATGGGCATCTCGGCGCGGGAATGCATCGCGGTGGGCGACGGCGCCAACGACCTGCCGATGATGGGCGAGGCCGGCCTGTCGGTGGCCTACCACGCGAAGCCCAAGGTGCGCGAGCAGGCGATGGTGGCGATCGACGAAGGCGGGCTCGACCGCCTGCTCGAGGTCGTCCGGCCCTGA
- a CDS encoding helix-turn-helix domain-containing protein: MEQSVIKTAGRVFQVLEYLREVRRPVTVREISERLGYPLSSAQVLLKSVATLGYLRYDSSLRAYLATPRLASIGDWVMDSMFQGGQLLTVLGDIARETGFTAILAVENDIYAQYVHVIFGSRAIQFNVQPGTRRLLCMSGTGWALLAASSDDHVARTIHRSNARLKPGGQDVDADYVKARVQETRERGYAFSRGVVTEGIGIIALGSASSASGARFAVGVGGLVEQLERAADTVVPSMRERLLGTAARSPAAGSPA, translated from the coding sequence GTGGAGCAATCGGTCATCAAGACGGCGGGGCGGGTGTTTCAGGTGCTCGAGTACCTGCGGGAGGTGCGGCGGCCGGTGACGGTGCGCGAGATCTCCGAGCGGCTCGGCTACCCGCTGTCGAGCGCGCAGGTGCTGCTCAAGAGCGTCGCCACGCTGGGCTACCTGCGCTACGACTCCTCGCTGCGCGCCTACCTCGCCACGCCGCGCCTGGCCTCGATCGGCGACTGGGTGATGGACTCGATGTTCCAGGGCGGGCAATTGCTCACCGTGCTCGGCGACATCGCGCGCGAGACCGGCTTCACCGCCATCCTCGCCGTCGAGAACGACATCTACGCGCAGTACGTGCATGTGATCTTCGGCAGCCGCGCGATCCAGTTCAACGTGCAGCCCGGCACGCGCCGGCTGCTGTGCATGTCGGGCACCGGCTGGGCGCTGCTCGCGGCCAGCAGCGACGACCATGTGGCGCGCACCATCCATCGCAGCAACGCGCGCCTCAAGCCCGGCGGGCAGGACGTCGATGCCGACTACGTGAAGGCGCGCGTGCAGGAGACGCGCGAGCGCGGCTATGCGTTCTCGCGCGGCGTGGTCACCGAGGGCATCGGCATCATCGCGCTGGGCTCCGCCTCGAGCGCCTCGGGCGCGCGCTTCGCGGTCGGCGTGGGCGGCCTGGTGGAGCAGCTCGAGCGCGCGGCCGACACCGTGGTGCCGTCGATGCGCGAGCGGCTGCTGGGCACCGCGGCCAGGTCGCCGGCGGCCGGCAGCCCGGCCTGA
- a CDS encoding tripartite tricarboxylate transporter substrate binding protein — MSDFSRDRRRLLLGTGAALAGAAGLPGRAQAQAFPSHAMRFIVPFPPGSGTDITARLFAKGIGDLSGQAVTVENKPGGNGFIGVQTALNPPHDGHTVFIGSNSTLTTNAATFRKLPYDPIADFAPITLLSRGACLVIVPAASAHRSLAELVADARKRPGKLNYASGSMSYTLYSEWFNEMAKIKTAGINYKGAGEAVNAVLTGEVDFAVVDATGANELARSGRVRPLAFTAPKRSIVLPEVPTVGEAGYPDYLAFNWVAAAVSSKAPPAALEQLGALFAKAAQTPEIQAYYRKQGTELIMSSAPELRRYQAEEIERWKRLMGITGIELQ, encoded by the coding sequence ATGAGTGATTTCTCTCGCGACCGCCGCCGGCTGCTGCTCGGCACCGGCGCGGCGCTGGCCGGTGCCGCGGGCTTGCCCGGCCGCGCGCAGGCGCAGGCCTTTCCTTCGCACGCGATGCGCTTCATCGTGCCGTTCCCGCCCGGCAGCGGCACCGACATCACGGCGCGGCTGTTCGCCAAGGGCATCGGCGATCTGTCGGGCCAGGCGGTGACGGTGGAGAACAAGCCCGGCGGCAACGGCTTCATCGGCGTGCAGACCGCGCTGAATCCGCCGCACGACGGCCACACGGTGTTCATCGGCAGCAACTCGACGCTGACCACCAACGCCGCCACCTTCCGCAAGCTGCCCTACGACCCGATCGCCGACTTCGCGCCGATCACGCTGCTGTCGCGCGGCGCCTGCCTGGTCATCGTGCCGGCCGCCTCGGCCCACCGCTCTCTGGCCGAGCTCGTGGCCGATGCGCGCAAGCGGCCGGGCAAGCTCAACTACGCGAGCGGCTCCATGTCGTACACGCTCTACTCCGAGTGGTTCAACGAGATGGCGAAGATCAAGACCGCCGGCATCAACTACAAGGGCGCGGGCGAGGCCGTCAACGCGGTGCTCACGGGCGAGGTCGATTTCGCGGTGGTCGACGCCACCGGCGCCAACGAACTCGCGCGCTCGGGCCGCGTGCGGCCGCTGGCCTTCACCGCGCCCAAGCGCTCGATCGTGCTGCCCGAGGTGCCCACCGTCGGCGAGGCCGGCTATCCCGACTACCTGGCGTTCAACTGGGTCGCGGCCGCCGTGAGCTCGAAGGCGCCGCCGGCCGCGCTCGAGCAGCTCGGTGCGCTGTTCGCCAAGGCCGCGCAGACGCCCGAGATCCAGGCCTACTACCGCAAGCAGGGCACCGAACTGATCATGTCCTCGGCGCCCGAACTGCGCCGCTACCAGGCCGAGGAGATCGAGCGCTGGAAGCGGCTGATGGGCATCACCGGCATCGAGTTGCAGTAG
- a CDS encoding acyl-CoA dehydrogenase family protein gives MNFELDDEHRMLKDLVARFVRDELLPLEPAVLRREAEGGQLMLMPEEHERLDALSRELGLWGLDAPAELGGSDLPVTAMVGVNEELGKTIVPYDLPPDSPNLRMLLKTADAAQTERYLAPYARGETVSAIAISEPGAGADPSAMGTRAERDAQGNWVLNGRKIWISRAARADWTIVMAVTDKALGSRGGISAFIVDKDTPGFIVERRIPMLGGVSTYEVVLQDCRVGAGQLLGQEGQGFAPMQARLSSRRVQMAAWCIGRAQRALDMVCEYAPMRKTFGALLSDRQSVQWGVADAATRIHACRLMTYEVAARIDRGEEARSQVSMIKVYATEMAWEVIDMAMQVFGAMGMTKEMPLQQMANETRLMRIYEGPSEVHRWVVARELLGSRR, from the coding sequence ATGAACTTCGAACTTGACGACGAGCACCGCATGCTCAAGGACCTGGTCGCGCGCTTCGTGCGCGACGAACTGCTGCCGCTGGAGCCGGCGGTGCTGAGGCGCGAAGCCGAGGGCGGGCAGCTGATGCTGATGCCCGAGGAGCACGAGCGGCTCGACGCGCTCTCGCGCGAGCTCGGGCTCTGGGGGCTCGATGCGCCGGCCGAACTCGGCGGCTCCGACCTGCCGGTGACGGCGATGGTCGGCGTCAACGAGGAACTCGGCAAGACCATCGTGCCCTACGACCTGCCGCCCGATTCGCCGAACCTGCGCATGCTGCTGAAGACGGCCGACGCGGCGCAGACCGAGCGCTACCTCGCGCCCTATGCGCGCGGCGAGACGGTCTCGGCGATCGCGATCTCCGAACCCGGCGCGGGCGCCGATCCGTCGGCGATGGGCACGCGCGCCGAGCGCGACGCGCAGGGCAACTGGGTGCTCAACGGCCGCAAGATCTGGATCAGCCGTGCCGCGCGCGCCGACTGGACCATCGTGATGGCCGTGACCGACAAGGCGCTCGGTTCGCGCGGCGGCATCTCGGCCTTCATCGTCGACAAGGACACGCCGGGCTTCATCGTCGAGCGCCGCATCCCGATGCTCGGCGGCGTGTCGACCTACGAGGTGGTGCTGCAGGACTGCCGCGTCGGCGCCGGCCAGCTGCTGGGCCAGGAAGGGCAGGGCTTCGCGCCGATGCAGGCGCGGCTGTCGAGCCGGCGCGTGCAGATGGCCGCTTGGTGCATCGGCCGCGCCCAGCGCGCGCTCGACATGGTCTGCGAGTACGCGCCGATGCGGAAGACCTTCGGCGCGCTGTTGTCCGACCGCCAGAGCGTGCAGTGGGGCGTGGCCGATGCCGCCACCCGCATCCACGCCTGCCGCCTCATGACCTACGAGGTCGCCGCGCGCATCGACCGCGGCGAGGAGGCGCGCTCGCAGGTCTCGATGATCAAGGTCTACGCCACCGAGATGGCCTGGGAGGTGATCGACATGGCGATGCAGGTCTTCGGCGCCATGGGCATGACCAAGGAAATGCCGCTGCAGCAGATGGCCAACGAGACCCGGCTGATGCGCATCTACGAAGGACCCAGCGAGGTGCACCGCTGGGTGGTGGCGCGCGAGCTCTTGGGCTCGCGGCGCTGA
- a CDS encoding CoA transferase — MTDTTSNAPSGPLQGIRVLDLTAVVLGPLATQMLADYGADVIKVEPPEGDMMRANGISQNPGMSSIFLAVNRNKRSLAVDLKSPEGVAALRALIPQVDVVVHNMRVAAVERLGLGYEAVAKLNPKVVYCAATGFGQDGPHRDKPAFDDIIQAACGLVGVGSVGREQPDYTPSLIADKTTGLAVCNAVLAALLHRERSGRGQYVEVPMLETMAAFVLAEHMGGMTFQGSAVKAGYPRLLEGGRKPARTRDGWISMLPYTERHWQAFFVEVGRPELAERYSIANRQERNAQVRALYGHLRELSPLKTTAEWMALCEKLDIPATPIYALDDLPAHPHLKAVGLFEDAQHPTEGPIRQLRPTARFSATPTRVYRQAPTVGQHTSEILREAGLGEEAIARLKASRAVAGE, encoded by the coding sequence ATGACCGATACGACTTCCAATGCGCCCTCGGGCCCGCTCCAGGGCATCCGCGTGCTCGACCTCACGGCCGTGGTGCTCGGCCCGCTGGCCACCCAGATGCTGGCCGACTACGGCGCCGACGTGATCAAGGTCGAGCCGCCCGAGGGCGACATGATGCGCGCCAACGGCATCTCGCAGAACCCGGGCATGAGCTCGATCTTCCTGGCCGTGAACCGCAACAAGCGCTCGCTCGCGGTCGACCTCAAGTCGCCCGAGGGCGTGGCCGCGCTGCGCGCGCTGATCCCGCAGGTGGACGTGGTGGTGCACAACATGCGCGTGGCCGCGGTCGAGCGCCTCGGGCTCGGCTACGAGGCGGTGGCGAAGCTCAACCCGAAGGTGGTGTATTGCGCCGCCACCGGCTTCGGCCAGGACGGCCCGCACCGCGACAAGCCGGCCTTCGACGACATCATCCAGGCCGCCTGCGGGCTGGTGGGCGTGGGTTCGGTGGGGCGCGAGCAGCCCGACTACACGCCCAGCCTGATCGCCGACAAGACCACCGGCCTCGCGGTCTGCAACGCGGTGCTGGCCGCGCTGCTGCACCGCGAGCGCAGCGGTCGGGGCCAGTACGTCGAGGTGCCGATGCTCGAGACCATGGCGGCCTTCGTGCTGGCCGAGCACATGGGCGGCATGACCTTCCAGGGTTCGGCGGTGAAGGCCGGCTATCCGCGGCTGCTCGAGGGCGGGCGCAAGCCGGCGCGCACGCGCGACGGCTGGATCAGCATGCTGCCCTACACGGAACGCCACTGGCAGGCCTTCTTCGTCGAGGTCGGCCGGCCCGAGCTGGCCGAGCGCTACAGCATCGCCAACCGGCAGGAGCGCAACGCGCAGGTGCGCGCGCTCTACGGCCACCTGCGCGAGCTGTCGCCGCTGAAGACCACGGCCGAGTGGATGGCGCTGTGCGAGAAGCTCGACATCCCGGCCACGCCGATCTATGCGCTCGACGACCTGCCCGCGCATCCGCACCTGAAGGCCGTGGGCCTGTTCGAGGACGCGCAGCATCCGACCGAAGGGCCGATCCGCCAGCTGCGGCCCACGGCGCGCTTCTCGGCCACGCCGACGCGCGTGTACCGCCAGGCGCCCACGGTGGGGCAGCACACCAGCGAGATCCTGCGCGAGGCCGGCCTCGGCGAGGAAGCCATCGCGCGGCTCAAGGCCAGCCGCGCGGTGGCCGGCGAGTGA
- a CDS encoding acyl-CoA dehydrogenase family protein: MDFSISADDQSRLQTLRRLGRDEMRPAGWRADRAGAPLPVDDPFFVRMLAEGFGRTRWRAAGATPDGTDAPAPNKAGSAVAQVLLAEEGAYWDRGIGVALPGPGLGEPPILSMGTPEQKQRFLSPFVNPQRPIWGAFAMTEPSGGSDVANIKTRARRDGDHWVLDGAKSFSGNSGRAEWTVVFATIDPALGRAGHRAFVVERGTPGFGDFRIEKKMGLKAYESTSFFLSGCRVPAANLLGGEAYYEQRSGGFKGAMNTFNAGRPAIAGMAVGIGRAALDEAAAFMQAQGLASDLRLRDRLERSRRKLKAALLMALRAAWLADRRQPNMLEASASKALAPPAAFEATSFAMEVLGLAGGRGDHLIEKLFRDVKALDIVEGTGQIQRVVMARHLVGLPN, encoded by the coding sequence ATGGATTTTTCGATCAGCGCGGACGACCAGTCCCGCCTGCAGACCCTGCGCCGCCTCGGGCGCGACGAGATGCGGCCCGCGGGCTGGCGCGCCGACCGCGCGGGCGCGCCGCTGCCGGTGGACGACCCCTTCTTCGTGCGCATGCTGGCCGAGGGCTTCGGCCGCACGCGCTGGCGCGCGGCCGGCGCGACGCCCGACGGCACCGATGCGCCCGCGCCCAACAAGGCCGGCTCGGCCGTGGCCCAGGTGCTGCTGGCCGAGGAGGGCGCCTACTGGGACCGCGGCATCGGCGTCGCGCTGCCGGGCCCGGGCCTGGGCGAACCGCCGATCCTCTCGATGGGCACGCCCGAGCAGAAGCAGCGCTTTCTCTCGCCCTTCGTGAATCCGCAGCGCCCGATCTGGGGCGCCTTCGCGATGACCGAGCCCTCGGGCGGTTCCGACGTGGCCAACATCAAGACCCGCGCGCGGCGCGACGGCGACCACTGGGTGCTCGACGGCGCCAAGTCCTTCTCGGGCAACTCGGGCCGCGCCGAATGGACTGTGGTGTTCGCCACCATCGATCCGGCGCTGGGCCGCGCGGGCCACCGCGCCTTCGTGGTCGAGCGCGGCACGCCGGGTTTCGGCGACTTCCGCATCGAGAAGAAGATGGGCCTGAAGGCCTACGAGTCGACCTCCTTCTTCCTCTCGGGCTGCCGCGTGCCCGCGGCCAATTTGCTCGGCGGCGAGGCGTATTACGAGCAGCGCTCGGGCGGCTTCAAGGGCGCGATGAACACCTTCAACGCGGGCCGTCCGGCCATCGCCGGCATGGCGGTGGGCATCGGCCGCGCAGCGCTCGACGAGGCCGCGGCCTTCATGCAGGCCCAGGGCCTGGCCTCCGACCTGCGGCTGCGCGACCGGCTCGAGCGCTCGCGCCGCAAGCTCAAGGCCGCGCTGCTGATGGCGCTGCGCGCCGCCTGGCTGGCCGACCGGCGCCAGCCCAACATGCTCGAGGCCTCGGCCTCGAAGGCGCTCGCGCCGCCGGCCGCCTTCGAGGCCACGAGCTTCGCGATGGAGGTGCTGGGCCTGGCGGGCGGGCGCGGCGACCACCTGATCGAGAAGCTGTTCCGCGACGTGAAGGCGCTCGACATCGTCGAGGGCACCGGCCAGATCCAGCGCGTGGTGATGGCGCGGCATCTCGTGGGCCTGCCCAACTGA